TACAAAAGCTGGATTTTATAGCCAGGCATTTAAAGACAATTGTTCTTTAAGTCTAATCAGAAATTAATTATGCAATGTTCAAAAAATTAGTAGAACCAAAACTGAACTCAATTATAATAATGGGAGGACTACATAGTATTCTTAGAACTTTAAAATTTCAGGTCTCTTGCAAGAAAGAAGTGTCTTTCACAGAAACCCAGCGCTGTTCATTGACAGTCACCCTGCCCGTAAGTGTTTTCAACTTTTGGATTGTGTGAAATGCTgatgaaaataaaacattcattACAGAGAAATACATAATTATCCTAAAAGCAGTAAGGTATAGAACAAAGGAAGTAAAACTTTGCAAGCGACCATGAGGATCTAGTTTTCCCCACACAGACTGTTTTTCACAAACATAAAAGGGGACTACTTAAAAATACAGGATATTTTCTAGAAGTTTATAATATTTGAATTaaggaaacatttctgttttaataaaagacttcttaaactgtttttaaatacagGCATCATGGTGAGTAAGGAACCCAGCAAATGCTTACTCACAACCTCTGAAAGTGAAGTTGAGCCAGCCGCTTCACTTGCTTTGGAGATTAAATATGCATTGGATCCCAACCGACAGattaagaaaagaaacaaagccCTTCAGGTGAGATTTAAAGATATCTGCGAGGCCCAGAATGAACAAAGGGACAAACAACTATCTACAGTACAGCATGCAGACACAAGAGAAACAAAGCCCATCTCTTATAAAGCAGCTTATCGTAAATATATGACAGTGCCTGCACGAAGGTCAATACCTAATGTTACTAAGAGCACAGGAGTTCAGACCTCACCAGATCTTAAAAAGTGTTACCAGACATTCCCTTTGGACCGCAAAAAAGGGAATATTATTAAAAGCGTCTCGGCTGTTGACACCTTTAAGAGTCAAAACAATGGATTTTTAATAGATATTAAGGATGAAGATAGTAAAAACTCAGGGGAGGCTGCTCATTGTAGCAAGGTCAGTGACCTAAAGACAGCAGAGTTTATTTCCCATATTAATGAACGCATGAATGCGGTAGATCAGCCTTCTAGTGACAACTGTTCAGAGGCTTGTAAAAGCACTGATTTGCACAGCTGTACTAAAGAACCTCCTTCTCTTCAAAACTCAGCAGACTCTACTTCACAAGAGCCTGATTACCAGCTGCATGATAATGCAAAACATGATACAGTGCCACCGGATAATGAAGAATCTAATCAATCAGCACATGGGAAAGTGTTTAAGACGGAAGTAGGTACAATTTATTTACCTGCATCCAGTTCACATGCCACACAGCCTGACCGACAAAACTCTGCAGCAGAGACTAAATGGTCACTATGCCCAGCAACAgatgaggaaaaaaagagaactgTGCATCTTAATGGTCTGCAATCCCAGTCAGTAAACGCTCAGGCCTGCTCAACACAGGCACAGTGCCAATCAGCCGAATGTAACGAACAGACCCTTCAGATAAATGTTTCACCTATGGAAGAAGACCAGCCTTGTCAGACAGCAGTTGCTGTGAGTGAAGAATGCCAACAAATTGTGCCTCACACAGACGTGGTAGACTTGAAAGCACAGCTTCAGATGATGGAGAATTTGATCAGCTCAAGCCAGGAAACCATAAAAGTGCTCTTGGGTGTCATTCAGGAGTTAGAAAAAGGAGAAGCTCATAGAGAAGGGTAAGTATAAaccaaactgtttttaaaagctttcttaATATGTACTGTCATTTAAATTTGCTAATTTAATCTACACAAGAAGCATAAATCTTAAGTAAATTCCAGTACTGAACTAGTGTCATATCTTTCATACGTACTAAATGTTTTTGCTTTAGAACTATGTCCTAGGTTAACTACATAGCCGCCTTTAAAAATGggtcttatttatttatattccttAAGTTGAATATTTAGTTGATTCATCTTTCTCGCTATATGTATTTTTGTGAAGGAATTGAATCTATTAGTCTGAGGATTAGTGCCTGAAATGACAATGAAGCTATTTCACTTTTTCTAATATGCACATAACAAACTACCTTTCAGAATATGCATTATTCAGTATGCTTTTTATATCAACAATTTGTATGAACAATAATTCTCTGTATGGCACTAAAAATTAGAAGAAAAGCCTCATTCTATAATAGATTTATCTTTTAAGATTAAGGGATATTAATACAACTCTGAACAATCTCATTAACTGCATGAGAATCTTGATTGTTTTATTCTGTAAACTTCAGAGTTTTTAACCTTATTTGTATTACTTCAGATATTTAATATAAAGGAAGAATTTGAATAGCAAGTTTTCTACACAATGCTGATACTGTCCAAAATATGCAAAATCTTTCATCACAGCCaaaggaaaaattattttgtaattatttcttttcttccatAAGCTTACACATTTTCTACAAGTAGTATTACTTTTGCATGAGTGCAAGTGATAGTTATTTAACCAGATACAGATAAATTAGTCTGTATCTGATAATTGCAACCCTTGGGTGCTTTTGGTGTCCCATGTACATTATCTTCATTTAATACTATAAGGATCCATTGTCGTCATTTGTTAGTTTTTACtcaatggctgcatttcagaagaAACCCTTTTCTAACAGTTGCTCATACATTTTTAAACCCTTCTATAATATACAAGGTTTTAAAtttaacaacacacacacacacacacacagtttttccCTCTCAAAGAAACATTAGACCTTTTCATTGTGTTTGGAGTAGATTGTATTAGTCACCAAAACAGTAGACTTAAGACTTACACTTTAATTTGTTGATTATTAAGGCACTAGAGAATGTTTTGTCAATCCTTAAATCTCTAAATATAAAGcttataaataatttaaatgtcaaccAGTTTTCTGAACACATAAcctttgttttaatttgcttACAGATAGTTATAGTATGTTCAGGATAGACTGATAGTATTTGGCCTTTCAGACTAAGGATCTACTCTCTCAAGCAATAACCGAAATAATGAACTCAAAGATACTCTTTAAATAAAAAGGGCAACTCCTCACCACCATCAATTCTGCCCCGTATTTCTCCTCACATAGATGGGTCCATTCAATGCACCCAGTCCTATAGCACTGATGAATCGCTTTCCCAAAACCACAACTCCTACCTTAATCAGTGAATGATCCTTTATAAAGTTTTTCAACATGACAAAGCCCTTGTCCTGTATTTCCCCTAATTTATAACAGTAAACGTCTACCTTCAAAATAATACCCAAACTTAACAATATTAGCACTGAAAGACACAAGATGGATGAGGCAATATATTTTGTTcaaccaacttctcttggtgaaagagacaaactttcgagatacagagagctctgtgtagctcaaaagcttgtctctttcaccaactaaagttggtccaatacaatgtattatctcacccaccttgtttctcttgtATCCTAGAACAAATATATCTACATCATCACTGCAAACAATATTAGCATTGACTGTTACACCCATCTTCCCCATATCTTGCAAACTGATCAGAAAGCAAGCCCTTTTCTCACTCTGATCACCAAGATAAGAGGTATTAGAACTCCATTTTGTACTGGGATTatttcctgccctcccccaccacttTCAACACCCCTCATCTGTGCTCAGATTGTTTAAAATAGGTGAACTGCAACAAGTTCAAACAGTATGCACTTGCAGGCAAGGAACAATGTAATACCTCTGGACGAGTCAACTATTCAACACTGACTATTGTTGAAGTTCCATTAGCATTTACATTCTAAACCCCCTTGGTATATGCTTGTATGCTGGCCATTACAGATGGA
The sequence above is drawn from the Natator depressus isolate rNatDep1 chromosome 7, rNatDep2.hap1, whole genome shotgun sequence genome and encodes:
- the INSYN2A gene encoding inhibitory synaptic factor 2A isoform X1 gives rise to the protein MVSKEPSKCLLTTSESEVEPAASLALEIKYALDPNRQIKKRNKALQVRFKDICEAQNEQRDKQLSTVQHADTRETKPISYKAAYRKYMTVPARRSIPNVTKSTGVQTSPDLKKCYQTFPLDRKKGNIIKSVSAVDTFKSQNNGFLIDIKDEDSKNSGEAAHCSKVSDLKTAEFISHINERMNAVDQPSSDNCSEACKSTDLHSCTKEPPSLQNSADSTSQEPDYQLHDNAKHDTVPPDNEESNQSAHGKVFKTEVGTIYLPASSSHATQPDRQNSAAETKWSLCPATDEEKKRTVHLNGLQSQSVNAQACSTQAQCQSAECNEQTLQINVSPMEEDQPCQTAVAVSEECQQIVPHTDVVDLKAQLQMMENLISSSQETIKVLLGVIQELEKGEAHREGLSYRTGQDTANCDTCRNSACIIYSVELDFKQQEDKLQPVLRKLHPIEETQVAPLPYSQESYSSTPKQKSKTESKKHGRWKLWFL
- the INSYN2A gene encoding inhibitory synaptic factor 2A isoform X2, coding for MVSKEPSKCLLTTSESEVEPAASLALEIKYALDPNRQIKKRNKALQVRFKDICEAQNEQRDKQLSTVQHADTRETKPISYKAAYRKYMTVPARRSIPNVTKSTGVQTSPDLKKCYQTFPLDRKKGNIIKSVSAVDTFKSQNNGFLIDIKDEDSKNSGEAAHCSKVSDLKTAEFISHINERMNAVDQPSSDNCSEACKSTDLHSCTKEPPSLQNSADSTSQEPDYQLHDNAKHDTVPPDNEESNQSAHGKVFKTEVGTIYLPASSSHATQPDRQNSAAETKWSLCPATDEEKKRTVHLNGLQSQSVNAQACSTQAQCQSAECNEQTLQINVSPMEEDQPCQTAVAVSEECQQIVPHTDVVDLKAQLQMMENLISSSQETIKVLLGVIQELEKGEAHREGVELDFKQQEDKLQPVLRKLHPIEETQVAPLPYSQESYSSTPKQKSKTESKKHGRWKLWFL